A region from the Cellvibrio sp. PSBB006 genome encodes:
- a CDS encoding CPBP family intramembrane glutamic endopeptidase codes for MSIWFTYLACVCMALSFIAVWSPWRFYRQPLWFWLLIFTVLLALPAHLLTPLALVWISIGVAGCYWAQRHAPWVMIPLAVYLFAMGLGVLPGFARVTLIEPMLIGNGATPYGLRIGLAKPIAGLLVLGWLASRCPSWSAVGRLALRWQQWLPPAVIVILVAWLLGLAVDVKYLWWTPLFILFNTLFTVLPEEAFFRTFFQQPLEQRFGKAWWILLVVGLLFALAHVVPVSVELWRPFTVIAAAGVAYAWVYRQGGRVESAVLTHMAVNSLHFVLLVYPLGF; via the coding sequence ATGTCTATCTGGTTTACCTACCTCGCCTGCGTATGCATGGCATTGTCTTTTATCGCGGTCTGGTCGCCCTGGCGTTTTTATCGCCAGCCACTGTGGTTCTGGCTGCTGATCTTTACCGTGCTTCTGGCTTTGCCCGCGCACTTATTAACACCCCTGGCATTGGTGTGGATAAGCATAGGCGTGGCGGGTTGTTATTGGGCGCAGCGGCACGCGCCCTGGGTAATGATTCCATTGGCGGTTTATCTGTTTGCTATGGGATTAGGGGTACTGCCTGGGTTTGCGCGCGTCACCTTGATTGAACCGATGTTGATCGGGAACGGAGCAACGCCATACGGTTTGCGCATCGGCCTGGCCAAACCCATCGCCGGTTTGTTGGTGCTCGGTTGGCTCGCATCGCGTTGCCCATCATGGTCTGCGGTAGGGCGCCTGGCTTTGCGTTGGCAACAGTGGTTGCCGCCAGCCGTTATCGTGATACTGGTTGCCTGGTTATTGGGGCTCGCGGTGGATGTGAAATACCTGTGGTGGACACCGTTGTTTATTCTTTTTAATACCCTGTTTACCGTACTGCCGGAAGAAGCATTTTTCCGCACATTTTTTCAACAGCCATTGGAGCAGCGGTTTGGTAAAGCCTGGTGGATTTTGTTAGTGGTGGGCCTGCTATTTGCCTTGGCTCATGTGGTACCGGTGAGTGTGGAATTGTGGCGGCCGTTCACGGTGATCGCGGCAGCGGGTGTGGCATACGCCTGGGTTTATCGGCAAGGTGGGCGCGTTGAATCCGCGGTGTTGACGCATATGGCGGTGAATAGTTTGCACTTTGTGTTGTTGGTGTATCCGTTGGGGTTTTAG
- a CDS encoding YnfA family protein, whose amino-acid sequence MDILKTFGLFVLTAIAEIVGCYLPYLWLKQGKSIWLLLPAAVSLGLFAWLLSLHPTAAGRVYAAYGGVYIFVAILWLWGVDGIRPGVWDVVGSMVALTGMAIIMFAPKT is encoded by the coding sequence GTGGATATATTGAAGACGTTTGGTTTGTTTGTGCTGACGGCCATTGCTGAAATTGTCGGGTGCTACTTGCCGTATTTGTGGTTGAAGCAGGGCAAAAGCATCTGGCTGTTATTACCGGCGGCGGTTTCCCTGGGATTATTTGCCTGGTTATTGTCCTTGCATCCCACAGCAGCAGGTCGTGTATATGCTGCTTACGGGGGAGTCTATATCTTTGTCGCCATTCTCTGGCTGTGGGGCGTAGATGGCATTCGCCCCGGCGTGTGGGATGTGGTGGGGTCAATGGTCGCGTTAACGGGGATGGCAATTATTATGTTTGCTCCCAAAACTTGA
- a CDS encoding S9 family peptidase — protein MLGRFCLAVVLLFANATNAETPTKIAKEKRDPAAILAEDFFTPINERNFRLSPDGKYLAFFNETTNAYTLTITDLEKLEVIHNFAISYKSPSNLTWISNRRLIFGVNGAINSVNLDGTDLRVLISHLYEPENINSYRSLVNNFRYWSLMDSLADNPDEILVSSYDKNGYANIHRINVFTGDKEDLYVARELKAGRLYTDRNGNVLLAEKVKKEVREFYKLTTSKNDKPMLASIDIANQVYDLSYDAKSYLARQVIVNGFGYEKDVIYLSENVTGDRFRLVKYNYVTNQHDVIANDEIYDVGTVNEHVDLMFFHKEKKLVGISYQADKPKTIWFDERFKEYQRRLDAQYVGRINEIFDWSENADRLLVYSWSARSRGKIIIFEPESNRFILQSHFSTDLDQYALADKEIYTYPAQDGTVIRSYLTLPEKDKKGKLPLIVLPHGGPFVRSEYTYDGFVQYFSSRGFAVIEPNYRGSVGLGKTHLVSGKHEIANLMLSDMADGARALIAQGTIDPGQVYILGFSYGGYAAIMSALKYPDLYSAAVSYSAPLDLVAQLKYHKKEDHWFAYEFWSDVIGLKTKGKDHIKSLSPLHRMEEIKVPLLVFHGELDTIIPKDQPEAFKKMVEKKKLTIPVTILKSEGHGLGLVSSKVYFSEKAIEHFKRHKKNDL, from the coding sequence ATGCTGGGACGATTTTGCTTGGCCGTTGTACTCCTTTTTGCAAATGCGACAAACGCTGAAACACCAACAAAAATAGCGAAAGAAAAAAGAGATCCGGCAGCTATTCTGGCAGAGGATTTTTTTACCCCTATTAATGAAAGAAATTTTCGTTTATCACCTGATGGAAAATATCTAGCATTTTTCAATGAAACAACTAATGCGTACACGCTGACAATAACGGATCTTGAAAAGCTGGAGGTCATCCACAACTTCGCTATTAGCTATAAATCGCCAAGCAATCTCACATGGATTAGTAACCGTCGGCTGATCTTTGGCGTTAATGGCGCCATCAATTCAGTCAATCTTGATGGAACCGATCTTCGAGTTCTTATCAGTCATCTCTACGAGCCCGAGAATATAAATAGTTATAGATCTTTGGTTAACAATTTTCGTTATTGGTCGCTAATGGATTCACTGGCCGACAATCCTGACGAAATACTGGTTTCTTCATATGATAAAAATGGTTACGCCAACATTCATCGTATTAATGTCTTTACGGGAGACAAAGAAGATCTATATGTGGCCAGGGAACTCAAGGCTGGTCGCCTTTATACCGATAGAAATGGCAATGTTTTATTGGCTGAGAAAGTTAAAAAAGAGGTTCGTGAATTTTACAAACTCACTACTAGCAAGAATGACAAGCCTATGCTTGCCAGTATCGATATTGCCAATCAGGTATATGATCTCAGTTATGACGCCAAATCTTATCTGGCCAGGCAGGTGATTGTTAACGGCTTTGGTTATGAGAAGGATGTTATCTACCTGTCGGAGAATGTTACCGGGGATCGGTTCAGATTAGTAAAATATAACTATGTTACCAATCAACATGACGTCATTGCCAATGATGAAATTTATGATGTAGGAACTGTTAATGAACATGTAGACCTCATGTTTTTCCACAAGGAAAAGAAGCTTGTCGGCATTTCCTACCAAGCGGACAAACCTAAAACAATCTGGTTTGATGAGCGATTTAAGGAGTACCAGCGGCGTCTGGATGCGCAATATGTGGGGCGCATTAACGAGATCTTTGATTGGAGTGAAAATGCTGACCGACTTCTTGTGTATAGTTGGAGTGCAAGATCCAGAGGCAAGATCATCATATTTGAACCTGAGTCCAATCGCTTTATCCTGCAAAGTCACTTTTCCACTGATCTTGATCAGTATGCATTAGCTGATAAAGAAATTTATACCTATCCAGCACAAGACGGTACTGTTATTCGGTCTTATCTAACCCTTCCGGAAAAAGATAAAAAAGGCAAGCTTCCGCTCATTGTGCTGCCTCACGGCGGGCCTTTTGTACGGAGCGAATATACATATGATGGTTTCGTGCAGTATTTCTCAAGTCGTGGCTTCGCGGTAATTGAACCCAATTATCGGGGGTCGGTGGGGTTGGGGAAAACGCATCTGGTTTCTGGAAAGCATGAAATCGCGAACCTGATGTTAAGTGATATGGCAGATGGTGCGCGTGCTTTAATAGCGCAAGGAACAATAGACCCAGGTCAAGTTTATATCCTTGGTTTTAGTTATGGCGGTTATGCAGCCATTATGAGTGCGCTCAAATATCCTGATCTGTACAGTGCTGCAGTATCCTATTCTGCCCCTCTTGATCTGGTCGCCCAGCTTAAGTATCACAAGAAAGAAGATCATTGGTTTGCCTATGAGTTCTGGAGTGACGTCATCGGCTTAAAAACGAAAGGTAAAGACCACATTAAATCTCTATCTCCGCTTCATCGAATGGAAGAAATTAAGGTGCCTTTATTAGTTTTTCACGGAGAGTTGGATACCATCATCCCCAAGGATCAGCCTGAAGCGTTTAAAAAAATGGTAGAGAAGAAAAAATTAACTATTCCTGTCACTATTTTGAAATCTGAAGGACACGGCTTGGGTCTGGTGAGTAGCAAGGTATATTTTTCTGAAAAAGCCATTGAGCATTTTAAGCGTCATAAAAAGAACGATCTGTAA
- a CDS encoding tyrosine-protein phosphatase: MMKNIIQSYKTIALSSLLFISACNSPLEQTQQQTQQQPASLSELTLVAQEQPFLQDSLLVSWSFAEGNTPVDIFIADAPDASAKKLIARGITGNSYLLARDTDQRQYVFVQPQQGEGHWVGERVLPLQGGFNFRDLGGYATTDGKHVKWGKIYRSGTMVDLTTDDYAYLGKLNLSVMCDFRSREELQHEPTAWQSFAPQAKYLVVDYSMRDLISAEGALRFDQVKTTADAQAMFKEFYRQGPYRFKGQLSEMFDDLAAGKAPLAFNCSAGKDRTGMAAALILTALDVPRNVVVEDYALTEKVADFGAREQMRNARNKPNISDDKQAPHAGIAAMPVEARQVFMGSDPMFIEAMFAELEKNHGSAMNFIREELAVSETELQRLRELYVTN, encoded by the coding sequence ATGATGAAAAATATTATTCAGAGTTACAAAACTATCGCGCTGTCATCGCTGCTTTTTATCAGCGCCTGCAACTCACCCCTGGAGCAGACGCAGCAACAGACACAACAACAGCCGGCGTCACTGAGTGAGTTGACACTGGTTGCGCAGGAACAACCTTTTCTTCAGGATTCGTTATTAGTCTCCTGGTCATTTGCTGAAGGCAACACCCCGGTAGATATTTTTATCGCAGATGCGCCGGATGCCAGTGCTAAAAAATTAATCGCACGCGGTATAACCGGCAACAGTTATTTGTTAGCACGCGATACAGACCAACGCCAATATGTATTTGTGCAACCGCAACAGGGCGAAGGCCATTGGGTCGGCGAGCGAGTATTGCCCTTGCAAGGCGGATTTAACTTTCGCGACCTCGGTGGTTACGCCACCACTGACGGCAAGCACGTGAAGTGGGGCAAGATTTATCGCAGCGGCACCATGGTGGATTTGACCACTGACGATTACGCCTACCTTGGTAAACTTAACCTGAGCGTGATGTGTGATTTTCGTTCTCGCGAAGAACTGCAACACGAACCGACTGCCTGGCAATCCTTCGCACCACAAGCTAAATATCTGGTAGTGGATTATTCCATGCGCGATTTGATTTCCGCCGAGGGCGCCCTGCGTTTTGATCAGGTAAAAACAACGGCGGACGCGCAAGCCATGTTCAAGGAATTTTATCGCCAGGGCCCATACCGCTTTAAAGGACAGTTAAGTGAAATGTTCGACGACCTCGCCGCCGGCAAAGCGCCCTTGGCCTTTAATTGTTCCGCAGGAAAAGACCGCACCGGCATGGCCGCTGCATTGATTCTTACCGCCCTGGATGTGCCGCGCAACGTCGTGGTAGAGGACTATGCCCTCACTGAAAAAGTGGCAGACTTCGGTGCGCGGGAGCAAATGCGCAACGCGCGCAACAAACCCAACATCAGTGATGACAAACAAGCCCCCCACGCTGGTATAGCTGCCATGCCGGTTGAAGCCCGCCAGGTATTTATGGGCTCGGACCCGATGTTTATTGAGGCCATGTTTGCCGAACTGGAAAAAAATCACGGCTCCGCGATGAATTTTATTCGCGAAGAACTGGCAGTGAGTGAAACAGAATTGCAGCGCTTGCGTGAGTTGTATGTAACGAATTAA